TATTTCGTCTTGGTCTGTCCATGTTCTCTCAATGTCAGGTCACCAGCAGCTCAGATTAACCATGTAATCAATCTAAAGCCTGATTATCCTCAGTCATTCAACTTCAgctccttcactccctctcttaCACTCACTTCATCCCGTCTTGCAGTCCTGTCCAACCAGTAGCCATATAACTGCCTTCTGtgatttctttctgtttctgtttttaatccCCATCTTTTTCACCTGCCTCTTTCTATTCCCATCCTATCCTCTCTCTAAGTCTCTTCATAATCTTAATGACATCATTACTCATTGCATGCATGTCTGTCTTCTTCCACCAACTGTACAATGGCTCTACTCCTTTATGGCTTTGGATTCAACGACCATAGCAAGTTGAACTGGATGaggtaaaaaactaaatatcaatcaatcaatcaaatgtatttataaagccctttgtgcatcagcagttgtcacaaagtgcttttacaaaacacctggccttaaaacccaaggagcaaacaagggtagtgttgaatttcagtggctaggaaaaactccttatgaaggccgaaatttaggaagaaacctagagaggaaccaagctcagaggggtgaccagtcctcttctggctgtgccgggtgaacatattaagattacaaattgtaatcattaataaatgcatgggggttgagtccagagtctatttaaaactagtccaggtcagaagcatgaccagatggacaaggacagggacaacacgggggagggggaggtgttagcacagtggcagctgaaatcctcaggtatcatcttgatctgcaacacaaccaggaggactttggacagggacagcaacgagtctttcaagcctggtactcctcaggtgtgggccaagacctcatatcctaagtttaaaatggcaggagatggaaaatttagaaaatacattccttagatttacaaggatttatagtggagaaggagaactaaccctactcccccagcacaataatatagcagcgtaacaccttggggctgagacaggggggtccggtgactgtggccctatctgggggaggccccggacagggcccaacaggcaggaaatcaatccacccacattgccaagcatcaaccaaagggacacccaccaaccacaaccaccctgaatgagggctgagcattgccagcagagtacagacCAACTGCACATACACATCACAAAGAGGAATATAGACATAGAGAAACAGTGAGAGGAATAGAGAAACAAATAGATGGCCATACAGCGTGagaaaaataaagacagaatgaagtacagagaaatagaaagagacGGAatgagagacagtcagagagagaaatggagagacagTGAAATGGGAGATGAGCTGACAGTTCTTACAGTTCTTACTCTACACTAATCTCCATAAAATTCTGTGATATATTAGTGTGCGTGCGAGTGTGCGTGCGAGTGTGCGTGCGAGTGTGCGTGCGAGTGTGCGTGCGAGTGCCTGCGTGTACTTCAAAGCTAGTTATGTATGATGACTCAGCCTATTACACCATTGACCCTCACTAGTTTAAGAAGAACAAGGTGAGGGAATACGTTCCTGATTCTGACTCAGATTTGGACTCGGATGATGCTGATGACCCAGATTTACTTCTCAGACGGGTAAGTCAAGCATGTGTGCTTCATTTACCTCCGGCATTCTAAGTGTTTTTGTTCATACACCTATCAGCCATAGCattgtgaccactgacaggtgaagtgaataacactgataatcatggcacctgtcagtgggtgggatatattaggcagcaattgaacattctgtcctcaaagttgatgtgttagaaaaaTGCGTAaggacctgagcgactttgacgatggccaaattgtgatggctagacaactggtcagagcatctccaaaactgccgcccttgtggggtgttcccggtctgcagtggtcagtacccatCAAAAGTTGTCCTAGGAAGGAAAAAcagtgaaccggcaacaggatCATGGGCGgacaaggctcattgatgcatgtgggagcaaaggctggcctgtgtggcaCGCTACTggcaagctactgtagctcaaattgttgATGCTGCTTCCGATAGAAAAGGTTCACAACACATAGTACATCACAGTATGatgcatatggggctgtgtaggaacagaccagtcagggtgcccatgctgacccctgtccactaccGAAagggcctacaatgggcatgtgagcatcagaactggaccacggagcaatggtagaagtttccttttacatcacatggatggccggatGCGTGTGTGTCACTTTCCTGTAGAACGCATAGTAGTATGatggaaggaggcaagccggcagaaaCAGTGTGattctttgggcaatgttctgctgggaaaccttgggtcccgccattcatgtgaatgttactttgacacgtaccacctacctgagcgttgttgcagaccatgtgcacccattcatggcaacggtattccctgatgtcaTTGGCCTCTTTTAGCAGAATAATGCACACTGCCACAACGcgaaaatggttcaggaatggtttgaggaacacaacgagttcaaggtgttgatttggcctccaaattccctagatctcaatctaatcaagcatttgtgggatgtgtGGGACAAACAAGACAGATGCATGggggctccacctcgcaacttacaggacttaaaggatctgctgctaacatcttggtgccagataccacagcacatcttcagaggtctagtggagtccatgcctcgacgggtcaggtctgttttggcggcaaaaggaagacctacacaatattaggcaggtggtcataatgttatggctgatcggtgtatatatctTCAGACATTGTTCTTTATTTGAAAAAGACAGTTGAAAAGGGGGAGTGGTTTTTTTTGACGAATGAGCAGTTGCCTGGATTTCAATCCATACTTCAGCGGTATATGTGCACAGAGCCCTTTGAAATGAACCTTTCCCCTCTCTACAGAGGCTGACTGCTGCCTTGGTCAGGTTCATCCGTACCCAGCTCCAGCCAGGGGTTCTGAGGGTAATCCTTCGTACGCTACGTATCCTGTCCCGTGACCGGCAGGGCCTGGGGCCCCTTGTGACTGATGATGCCCTCCTAACCCTTGCACGTCTGGGCGGCATAAATGCCCTGCCTGACCCAGAGGGCcgggaggaagacgaggaggaaGGTTGCAGTGCCAGAAGAGAAGCTTATAGCCAAGTCCTCTCCATAACCTGCAAACAGAGTCTATTGGCTGCTGGAGCTGGCAGCTCATTTGCGGGTAGCATCACGGATGCTAATGGTTGCGATGCTAACCCACGTCAGCGCTCGTCGGACGAAGCATCCACTCAGATCTGTCCAGACCTGGGTGTAGGGATGGCATCCCCATCACTGAACAGCAACCCGTGCTGCTTTATTGCCCTCACAGAGGAAACCTGCCAAGGCAACCCGTGTTCAGTGTCTACAGAAAGTAGCGCTGCTGAATACCATCCCCCTCCACGTTACGGAGTGCTGGCACGTGGAAAGAAGGATGTCCGGTGCGAAagcagagaagaggaggaagaagaggaggaagggcAGGCTTGGAGGAGGGAGGCCCTGAAAGCCCTGTGTAATATTATCTATAATAGCCAGAGGGCTCAAGAAAGGGTCAGCACCCTGAGGTGAGCAAGAGCAAGACCATTCTCTAGTATGACATTGTTTCCCAGGCTACCCTAATTTCTCTCACTTTTCCATTCTCTATCCTTATTTTCAACACTCCCTTCCTGTCTTGATCGCTCCCTGGATTCAATTTGCTTTTCTGGCATTACTTAATTAACGTTATTGTCAAAAATGCATTAACCATCAGTAAACTataattaatgcaattatcaagtTTGTaatttctccctctctactGTCACCCTCTCAGACTGCTCTCTGGTCTCTCAGAGAGGTTGAAGAAAGGGATCAGTGGCAGAGTACCACCCAGTGGTCAATTCTATGAACTGCGCCTGCTATTCCTGCTGACTGCTCTGAGGCCAGAGCTTCGGGAACAACTGCAGAAGGTAAAAGTCTGTAAGGGGCAGAGTTCTCTTTTTTCAGTTTCCAAATAAATCTTTGGGGTAGGATTTGGGGTGGGTCCTGTACTTCCCTCTCAATCTCTGGCTCTCCAATTCTATCTTTCTGCACAAACCCCTACTTTCTCAGGAGCGAggggtgtccatgctgacctCAGCTCTGGAGCAGTGTTTGTCAGTGCAGTGGAGGGAAAAGTATGAGGTGCTGAGCGACCCCAGAGCACCCCCTGTCTCCACGGAAGTGTCACAGCGAGTTGCGGAGATACTAAAGATCCTGTTCACCATCACATACAGATTCCACAGACAGGAGCCGGATGAGGTGGGAAGAGTAGAGTCCTGTAGAATTACCATTGTGCCCCTTTAGCATAATATACTACAATACCCATAATGCCCCTTCTAATAATTTTATTAAGCATTTTTGACAGTAGGGTATGTAGCCAAATGTCCTTAAATCCAATCAGACTGTTTATCATTCCCCTCTCACTGATATACAGCTCTGcaaaaaattaggagaccaaaTTAAGAGTTTAAATTAaaagatttgagtgaggaaaagaagggttcaattctggctttactggcagaatGATAGTGTCAGgttgtcaggttgcttccatcctgaaaatgtcaaagacagcggttcataagaacaaggtcaagcaacagacattggggacaacaaagctacagactggcagagagcgaaaacgactgtccactgactgagatgaccgtcaattgattcaaatgtcactgaacaaccgtaggatgacatcaagtgacctacaaaaagaatggcaaacagcagctggggtgaagtgcacggagAGGAccgttcaaaacaggctcctaggggcagggctaaagtcttgcaaagctagaaaaaagcccttcatcaatgagatgcaaagaagagccaggctgaagtttgcaaaagaccataaagaTTGGACAGTAGAAGAATGGAGTAAgtaatcttctctgacaagtcaaattttcagcttgtcgtctaatggttagacggagacctggagaggcctacaagccacagtgtctcgcacccactgtgaaatttgatgGAGGaacagtgatgatctggggatgcttcagcaaggctggaatcgggcagatttgtcttttttgaaggacacatgaattaAGCCAAGTagaaggttatcctggaagaacacctgcttccttctgctctgacaatgttccccaactctgagaatagttttttccatgCCATACTTTAAcaccattgaaaacctctgaaatttgatcaagaggaagatggatggtcacaagccatcaaataAAGCTGAGTTACTTGAATTGTTGTGCTAAGAGTGGCatgaagtcacccaacagcaatgtgacagactggtggagagcatgccaagacgcatgaaagctgtgattaaaaaaaagggttattccaccaaatattgatttttgaactcttcctaagttaaaacattagcattttgttgttgaaaaatgaataagaaTGTCTTTTCTtagcattatttgaggtctgaaaacaatgcatatggTTATTTTCCATATATGGTTATTTTGactagttgttgttttctacaaataaatactctaaatgacaatatttttatttggtatttgggtgtaatgtttattttactcaaacacataccgaTGAATAGTAAaatcagagaaactgataattttgcattgGTCTCCTGaaatttttgctggaccgcgtaagcggagccagccaagaagagtgagtgtctcttgttaaatagcgtagtggttagagaagcagacctgtaaactataggtcctgagttcataTCTCATTGCAGCTGAAGCAAagtatgaattattccgtatagacggaAACTTTGCTGATGAAAACCTTCAATGTCTACATTATATTaggcctgaaataaaacagtttacggttatattgcgactgtttctggtggatattcgaagtacgcatccgtgcatgcattttgggtctggatagacaaacacatttgctggctacaacatacagtagttacgttatagtaagccttaaatgTAAACGGCTATATTGCGAcagtttctggcatggaaaggttcatcttcagtctcgctagcaattgctcaattcttatgattattcctaggaagtaaGTAGATACcaataagcctattactggcttataagctgttaaaacggccagtggcaaaagccatacagttcatagacgctatggtggaggtaaacgtaataagaaacgttagtcagtttaacacaatgctcaatggtgtctagcgactgctgaaatgtgtaatgccatGGCGTACTGGATAAAGACATGCCTCTCATGTAAAAGATATAAGTttaaatctattgagagcaacaacatttataaattatttctctcttttcacttgatgaaaaagttagttatcgtcacctttattaatagttattgtatcagtgtcattcatgaattaaagaaaaaagtatgtagtTATGCCATGAAGGAAAAGAttagttcttatgccatgaaatgaattagctgtggcagactcgctagcaattggtCAATTCTTTTgattattccagtaagttagtagatactggtaaagcttattactgtcttatacgctgttaaaacggccagtggcaaacgccatacaatGCATAGATGCTatatgtggtggaggtaaacttagtaagaaatgttaaccatatcaatgtcattaaagaatggccaattaactgttagaacggccagtggcaaaagaggatttgttcatggtagacacaagaggctatactgacaaaTGTACatctccgtggtgtagtggtaaacAACACAGCCCTTTGCGTGtgtgacctgggtttgaatcttgagagggcaacactttctattgcgggtcggctgaactaggcttgcctggtttattGTTTCCACAGCCGTATGTTTATTCTGTATACAGTTGCATTTTACTTTTTTCATATATAAAACTCTGTAATTGTATTATGTCTATTGTGTACTGTTACTGTAAATAAAGGGGTGGGTTACTCAATACCTCTTAGCTAAATTTACGTTAATAAGTAATACCTTTATAGCtcatttcttgtttgttttttagccgtaaatgtttttttttttatatagtgtatatacactcacctaaaggattattaggaacaccatactaatactgtgtttgaccccctttcgccttcagaactgccttaattctacgtggcattgattcaacaaggtgctaaaagcattctttagaaatgttggcccatattgataggataaaatcttgcagttgatggagatttgtgggatgcacatgcAGGGCACGAaactcctgttccaccacatcccaaagatgctctattgggttgagatctggtgactgtgggggccatttcagtacagtgaactcattgtcatgttcaagaaaccaatttgaaatgattcgagctttgtgacatggtgcattatcctgctggaagtagccatcagagcatgggtacatggtggtcataaagggatggacatggtcagaaacaatgctcaggtaggccgtggcatttaaacaatgcccaattggcactaaggggcctaaagtgtgccaagaaaacatcccccacaccattacaccaccaccaccagcctgcacagtggtaacaaggcatgatggatccatgttctcattctgtttacgccaaattctgactctaccatctgaatgtctcaacagaaatcgagactcatcagaccaggcaacattcttccagtcttcaactgtccaattttggtgagctcgtgcaaattgtagcctctttttcctatttgtagtggagatgagtggtacccggtggggtcttctgctgttgtagcacatatgcctcaaggttgtgcgtgttgtggcttcacaaatgctttgctgcatacctcggttgtaacgaggggttatttcagtcaaagttgctcttctatcagcttgaatcagttggcccattctcctctgacctttagcatcaacaaggcattttcgcccacaggactgccgcatactggatgtttttcccttttcacaccattctttgtaaaggcccgtctggcaccaacaaccatgccacgctcaaaattgcttaaatcacctttctttcccattctgacattcagtttggagttcaggagattttcttgaccaggaccacacgcctaaatgcattgaagcaactgccatgtgattggttgattagataattccatccatccatcatcttctgcttatccggggctgggtcgcgggggcagcagtctaagcagggatgcccagacttccctctccccagacacttcctctagctcttccggggggacaccgaggcgttcccaggccagccgggagacaaaggcgttccggaggcatccgaaacagatgtccaagccatctcagctgacccctctcgatgtggaggagcagcggctctactctgagctcctcccgggtgaccgagcttctcaccctatctctaagggatcgcccagccaccctgcggatttggaggtactgattttcatccccaccgcttcacactcggctgcaaaccgtcccagtgcatgctgaaggtcctggttagaaggggccaacacgacaacataatttgcaaagagcagagacgaaattgtgtgttctccaaacctgacaccctccggcccctggctacGCCTTAagattctgtccataaaaattacgaacagaaccggtgacaaagggcctGACatcccttagcaaaggacccaggaccccatactcccgaagcaccctccagaGGATGCCGCgaaggacacagtcgaatgccttctccaaatccacaaaacacatgtggattgtttgggcaaactcccatgaaccctccaacaccctgtagagggtatagagctggtccagtgttccacggcccggacgtaaaccacactgttcctcctgaatccgaggttctactatcggccgtattctcctctccagaaccctggcatagactttcccggggaggctgagaagtgtgatccccctatagttggaacacaccctccggtcccccttcttaaaaagagggaccaccaccccggtctgccatcccagaggcactgtccccgaacgccacgcgatgttgcacatgcgtgtcaaccaagacagccccacaacatccagagacttgaggtactcagggcggatctcatccacacctggtgccttgccaccgaggagtttcttgaccacctctgtgacttcagcccgggtgatggacgagtccacctctgagccctcatcctctgcttcctcaatggaagacgtgaaaacgggattgaggagatcctcgaagaactccttccaccgcccgacgacatcctcagttgaggtcaacagctgcccacctctactgtaaacagcgttggtagggcactgtttccctctcctgaggtgccggaaggtttgccagaatctcttccaGGCCAgtcgatagtccttctccac
This is a stretch of genomic DNA from Esox lucius isolate fEsoLuc1 chromosome 11, fEsoLuc1.pri, whole genome shotgun sequence. It encodes these proteins:
- the si:ch211-195b15.7 gene encoding synembryn-A isoform X1 → MDVDLERIIQYIKQGDQDSVQTHLDHYNTQNAECFFFDFEERKRRKQVELDEFKKNKVREYVPDSDSDLDSDDADDPDLLLRRRLTAALVRFIRTQLQPGVLRVILRTLRILSRDRQGLGPLVTDDALLTLARLGGINALPDPEGREEDEEEGCSARREAYSQVLSITCKQSLLAAGAGSSFAGSITDANGCDANPRQRSSDEASTQICPDLGVGMASPSLNSNPCCFIALTEETCQGNPCSVSTESSAAEYHPPPRYGVLARGKKDVRCESREEEEEEEEGQAWRREALKALCNIIYNSQRAQERVSTLRLLSGLSERLKKGISGRVPPSGQFYELRLLFLLTALRPELREQLQKERGVSMLTSALEQCLSVQWREKYEVLSDPRAPPVSTEVSQRVAEILKILFTITYRFHRQEPDEEDAALYRHLAALLRHCLKVTCDREDLTEDLQGHTVNMLSALPLQCLDVLLSARVTEGSHEWEGVNMETVHTLLTFMEKRLYRGQKLKEKLTPVLNLLTESCRVHRETRHYLRKQILPPLRDVAQRPEQEATVKGHLVRLMTHVDTDIKHCAAELLFVLCKENVSRFVKYTGYGNAAGLLAARGMLSGCQVTYSQYSSDSDSDTEEYKEAKEHINPVTGRVEEQQPDPMEGMTEQEKEEEARKLISLFNRLSRDNIIQPIGVTTSGKLEPLCGQMRESILEEEEEDPNESEEEEVD